From Caldanaerobius fijiensis DSM 17918, a single genomic window includes:
- a CDS encoding DNRLRE domain-containing protein, translated as MPTLIIPSSSKDAQINSRYPNENYGTLNYMNVGRYDNYTVFMALVQFDISSIPAGVSITNAVMTLNVISIYNTNIIDVVTPYRVTQDWDEYTVNWSNAPIVDDHTFGSSVNLFSINKYSWDVTNLVKGWYIGLYPNYGMMLKSLQTRNYEAKVIATREYEDISKRPSLIITYEATNLFTLYSRLKNSESQTVNTTDSYMGGNVYDTSEMSMYSFFVKNNGVNPAEVKLQISPNGEDWLDDSEPIVVAPGDIKAIVPYLYAHFSRLSYKSFNFGRNTNITIWYQAHV; from the coding sequence TTGCCTACACTTATTATTCCTTCGTCAAGTAAAGATGCACAAATAAATTCTCGATACCCTAATGAAAATTATGGGACTCTCAATTATATGAATGTAGGCAGATATGATAATTATACAGTGTTTATGGCTCTAGTTCAATTTGATATTTCATCAATCCCTGCTGGCGTCAGCATTACTAATGCAGTTATGACCTTAAATGTTATATCTATCTACAATACCAATATAATTGATGTGGTTACACCGTATAGGGTAACACAGGATTGGGATGAGTATACTGTCAATTGGTCTAATGCACCTATTGTAGATGACCATACATTTGGCAGTTCTGTAAATCTTTTTAGCATCAACAAATATTCATGGGATGTAACAAATCTCGTAAAAGGATGGTATATAGGGCTATATCCCAATTACGGTATGATGTTAAAATCATTGCAGACCAGAAATTATGAAGCAAAAGTAATAGCCACACGAGAATATGAAGATATTTCCAAAAGACCGTCTCTTATTATAACCTATGAAGCTACCAATCTTTTTACGCTATACAGTAGATTAAAGAACTCCGAAAGTCAGACAGTAAATACGACAGATTCATATATGGGTGGAAATGTATATGATACATCGGAGATGAGTATGTATTCATTTTTTGTGAAAAATAATGGTGTGAATCCTGCCGAAGTGAAACTGCAAATTAGTCCTAATGGAGAAGATTGGTTAGATGATAGTGAACCTATTGTCGTCGCGCCCGGTGATATAAAAGCCATTGTTCCTTATCTCTATGCACATTTTTCAAGGTTATCATATAAATCTTTTAATTTTGGCAGAAATACGAATATTACTATATGGTATCAAGCGCATGTTTAA
- the pepV gene encoding dipeptidase PepV, with product MKFDALIEGMAGDIIKSTQDVLKYRSVQGEPLPGAPFGEGVKGSLDYVLSLSEKMGFETKNLDGYVGYAQYGDGDEMVGILVHLDVVPEGDGWTYPPYSGEIHDNRIYGRGAIDDKGPAIACLYALKAIKDSGVSLKRKVRIIFGTNEESGWKDIEYYKKHEIYPDLGFTPDANFPLIFAEKGILTFKIKMDFETKKEGHIFLKHLKGGNAANMVPDYCEACLSVNPDKKDYIKMLVLKMINEDNVNVKLLDRGDDILIKSYGISAHGSTPEKGVNAIMQLIMILYRLDFARDDVYQFISYFAEKVGMDYTGKNMSLNISDDISGGLTFNIGVINVDDKKGTVEINIRYPVTASRDTVESIIKRHLPEKFNYVYLNGFDPIHVSTNSVLAQTLLKVYRQSTGDDVSNPIAIGGGTYARAFKNFVAFGPVFPGGAELAHQKDEYIEIEHLIKLAKIYSMAIYELSNI from the coding sequence ATGAAGTTTGATGCGTTAATAGAGGGTATGGCCGGCGATATTATAAAGTCTACTCAGGATGTGCTAAAATATAGGAGCGTACAGGGTGAGCCATTGCCAGGAGCGCCGTTTGGCGAAGGCGTAAAGGGCTCACTGGACTATGTTTTAAGTCTTTCAGAAAAGATGGGATTTGAGACTAAAAATCTAGATGGATACGTCGGTTATGCTCAATATGGCGATGGAGATGAGATGGTAGGTATTCTTGTCCATCTGGATGTAGTGCCAGAGGGAGATGGATGGACATATCCTCCTTATTCAGGTGAGATACATGATAACAGAATATATGGAAGAGGAGCTATAGATGACAAAGGCCCAGCCATAGCTTGTCTCTACGCATTAAAAGCTATTAAAGACTCTGGTGTATCCCTCAAGAGGAAAGTCAGAATAATTTTTGGCACCAATGAAGAGAGTGGCTGGAAAGATATTGAGTACTATAAAAAGCATGAAATATATCCTGATTTAGGGTTTACTCCAGATGCTAATTTTCCACTTATTTTTGCAGAAAAGGGTATATTGACATTTAAAATAAAAATGGATTTTGAAACCAAAAAGGAAGGCCATATTTTTTTGAAGCATTTAAAAGGTGGTAACGCTGCAAACATGGTGCCCGATTATTGTGAAGCTTGCCTGTCGGTTAATCCTGATAAAAAAGATTACATAAAAATGCTTGTTTTAAAAATGATCAATGAAGACAACGTAAATGTAAAGCTCCTGGATAGAGGAGATGATATACTGATTAAGTCGTATGGTATATCGGCACATGGGAGTACCCCTGAAAAAGGCGTTAATGCTATTATGCAATTAATAATGATTTTATATAGGCTTGACTTTGCCAGGGATGATGTTTACCAATTTATTTCGTATTTTGCAGAAAAGGTAGGTATGGACTATACAGGTAAAAATATGAGTTTAAACATATCTGATGATATTTCTGGTGGACTTACATTTAATATTGGGGTAATAAATGTGGATGATAAAAAAGGTACTGTAGAAATAAATATAAGGTATCCTGTTACGGCTTCTAGAGATACAGTAGAATCAATCATAAAAAGGCATTTGCCGGAAAAATTCAATTACGTTTATTTAAATGGCTTTGATCCCATTCACGTTTCTACAAACAGTGTATTAGCTCAAACTTTGTTGAAGGTATACAGGCAATCGACTGGAGACGATGTAAGTAATCCTATAGCTATAGGTGGAGGTACATATGCCAGAGCCTTTAAGAATTTTGTGGCTTTTGGGCCTGTATTTCCCGGTGGAGCAGAATTGGCTCACCAGAAAGATGAATATATTGAGATCGAGCATCTGATTAAACTGGCAAAAATATACTCTATGGCTATATATGAATTAAGCAATATATGA
- a CDS encoding S-layer homology domain-containing protein: MREILFIVLLLALLLVSPADGYSSLKVMGYAPVDYYGDNMAFESLVKYKDYISDVAVFAYTFDKSGNLHGYLNEDILGYAKSHGIRPIIVINNLTDNFDQVLADSVLKNSYARRNLISNILKVLSKGYAGVNIDIENLSYAQRSIFNSFLTELKSQLNGKYMLSVAIPAITHDSPDNNWSGGFDYAKIGEIADEVILMTYDEHWFKGEPGPIASYPWVEKALNYAISQIPKEKILLGVANYGYDWASTGNKVVTADSVKRLQTIYGGKICWSDYYKEAYYQYYEDGVKHQVWFENEYSLKYKLDLARKLGIEGVALWRLGFESDAYMKTLKGMQNQYGVPYGYLGFSDILDDWAIDEINYLKYNGIVDGDGGRFYPNYRVTRAEFIKMLVKALKIPLKESTYPDTRNHWADKYIGAAQDAKIIYGAGDGNFYPNSYLTRAQMAAIMTRALKLPVGHGHSEFKDIENSWARDDIIALYSAGLINGYNKYKFAPDDETLRNQAAAIITKGIRLQK; the protein is encoded by the coding sequence ATGAGGGAGATTTTGTTTATTGTTTTGCTTTTAGCGCTTTTGCTGGTTTCTCCAGCCGATGGGTATTCGTCGCTGAAAGTAATGGGATATGCACCTGTTGATTATTATGGCGATAATATGGCCTTTGAATCACTGGTAAAGTATAAAGACTATATATCAGATGTTGCAGTATTTGCTTATACTTTTGATAAGTCCGGAAATTTACACGGTTATTTAAATGAGGATATATTGGGATATGCTAAAAGTCATGGTATTAGACCGATTATCGTTATTAACAATTTGACTGATAATTTTGATCAGGTGTTAGCTGATAGTGTGCTAAAAAATTCTTATGCCAGGCGTAATTTGATATCAAATATTTTAAAGGTATTGTCAAAGGGTTATGCTGGCGTCAATATTGATATAGAAAATTTATCATATGCTCAAAGAAGCATATTTAATAGTTTTTTAACAGAGTTAAAAAGCCAATTAAATGGCAAATATATGTTATCAGTTGCAATTCCTGCTATAACCCATGATTCTCCGGATAATAACTGGTCAGGAGGATTTGATTACGCGAAAATCGGTGAAATAGCTGATGAGGTTATCTTGATGACATATGATGAACATTGGTTTAAAGGAGAACCAGGGCCTATAGCTTCATATCCATGGGTAGAAAAGGCATTGAACTACGCTATATCACAAATACCTAAAGAAAAAATTTTATTGGGTGTTGCTAATTATGGATATGATTGGGCTAGTACAGGTAACAAAGTTGTGACGGCTGATTCGGTTAAGAGATTACAAACAATTTATGGCGGTAAGATATGCTGGAGCGATTATTATAAAGAAGCCTATTATCAGTATTACGAGGATGGAGTTAAACACCAGGTCTGGTTTGAAAATGAGTATAGCCTAAAGTATAAACTAGATCTTGCTAGAAAATTGGGAATTGAAGGGGTCGCGCTATGGCGATTGGGTTTTGAAAGCGATGCTTATATGAAGACGCTGAAGGGTATGCAAAATCAATACGGCGTTCCTTATGGTTATCTAGGTTTTTCGGATATATTAGATGATTGGGCTATCGATGAAATCAATTATCTAAAATACAATGGGATTGTTGATGGAGATGGCGGGCGGTTTTATCCTAACTATAGGGTTACGCGAGCGGAATTTATTAAAATGCTCGTTAAGGCGTTGAAAATTCCATTAAAAGAAAGTACATATCCGGACACTCGGAACCATTGGGCAGATAAATATATAGGAGCGGCGCAGGATGCAAAAATCATATATGGAGCTGGCGATGGGAATTTTTATCCCAACAGTTATCTCACAAGAGCGCAGATGGCTGCGATCATGACGAGGGCTCTTAAATTACCCGTAGGGCATGGACATTCTGAATTTAAAGACATAGAGAATTCCTGGGCTAGAGATGACATAATTGCATTATATAGTGCAGGACTTATTAATGGATATAATAAGTATAAGTTTGCTCCTGATGATGAGACATTGAGGAATCAGGCAGCAGCAATTATAACGAAAGGAATAAGGCTCCAAAAATAG
- a CDS encoding tetratricopeptide repeat-containing glycosyltransferase family 2 protein has product MIVIESPLLSLCMIVKNEEKNLPRCLDSVKDIVDEMIIVDTGSTDSTVKVAESYGAKVFSIRWNDDFSEARNASLEKANGKWILLMDADDELDQEDKQKIRNLLTDDVEGYFFKTINYVGQNPGVEVALNMNFRLMRNRPEYRFIYPIHEQIAAVIQQIRPGAKLVSTDIKVYHYGYLDDEVVIKEKRKRNMRIIERVLQENPSDAFMRFNMGNEYFALSDYNKALYEYMLSLNNTHGKTGYLSKLYVRMTLCYNELKRYDEALSIIERGLSDYPDLTDLVFLKGYIHHVNKRYTIAERLFKECIEMGEAPFDIGFIMGVGSFRAHHALGELYLELEDYDEAYVHFEQAYKMNNSFKEPLFKMCEILMKTRGVSEAREKLEDMIDIQNPDGISLMINIFLRYKRYDICLEYLDPLLRNDKCNDEIYYLYGRCLFYLKQLDKAYDMWKMIDSKSHFYDMVIDDLMLRCVIKNEYEETIAECCRIKKAKKYEVFQRLNDLLNRKKPDILSDDIETSKEYSDIIFDILDKLLYLEEFEIFENALGLLNLIEDKTVLLRLGKLYYRYGFVQNAENEILRSMKLFNIYDQEALSILNHIIMEE; this is encoded by the coding sequence GTGATAGTGATCGAAAGTCCACTGCTAAGCTTATGTATGATCGTAAAGAACGAAGAAAAAAATTTGCCCCGATGCCTTGACAGCGTAAAGGATATAGTTGATGAGATGATAATAGTAGATACGGGTTCTACAGATAGTACGGTGAAAGTAGCGGAATCATATGGAGCAAAGGTTTTTAGTATTCGGTGGAATGATGATTTTAGTGAAGCCAGAAATGCGTCGCTGGAAAAAGCCAATGGCAAATGGATACTGCTTATGGACGCTGATGATGAGCTGGACCAAGAAGATAAACAAAAAATAAGAAATCTTTTAACAGATGATGTGGAAGGCTATTTTTTTAAGACAATAAACTATGTGGGGCAAAACCCAGGAGTTGAAGTAGCTTTAAATATGAATTTCAGGCTTATGAGAAATAGACCTGAATACAGATTTATATATCCTATACACGAGCAGATAGCCGCAGTCATACAGCAAATAAGACCTGGTGCCAAGCTGGTGAGTACAGATATAAAAGTTTACCATTATGGTTACCTTGATGATGAAGTGGTTATAAAAGAAAAGCGGAAGAGAAATATGCGTATTATAGAAAGGGTTTTACAGGAAAATCCTTCCGATGCGTTTATGAGATTTAACATGGGCAATGAGTACTTTGCTCTCTCGGATTACAATAAGGCACTTTACGAGTATATGCTCTCACTTAATAATACCCATGGAAAAACAGGTTACCTATCTAAGCTCTATGTGAGGATGACATTATGTTACAATGAACTTAAAAGATATGATGAAGCTTTAAGTATTATTGAAAGGGGTTTAAGCGATTACCCGGATTTGACGGATCTTGTATTTCTAAAAGGATATATACATCATGTAAACAAAAGGTATACGATAGCAGAGAGATTGTTTAAAGAATGTATTGAGATGGGGGAAGCGCCTTTTGATATAGGATTTATAATGGGTGTAGGGAGTTTCAGAGCGCATCATGCCTTAGGCGAATTGTATTTAGAATTAGAAGATTACGATGAAGCTTATGTGCATTTCGAACAGGCTTATAAGATGAATAATTCTTTTAAAGAACCTCTTTTCAAAATGTGTGAAATACTCATGAAAACACGAGGCGTATCTGAAGCCAGAGAGAAGCTCGAAGACATGATTGATATACAGAATCCCGATGGAATATCACTTATGATAAATATATTTCTCAGGTATAAAAGATATGATATATGCCTTGAATACCTTGATCCTTTGTTAAGGAACGATAAATGCAATGACGAAATATATTATCTCTATGGAAGATGTCTTTTTTACCTTAAGCAACTGGATAAGGCATATGATATGTGGAAAATGATTGATTCAAAAAGTCATTTCTATGATATGGTAATTGATGATCTTATGTTGAGGTGTGTGATAAAGAATGAGTATGAGGAAACAATTGCTGAATGCTGCAGAATTAAAAAAGCTAAAAAATATGAAGTTTTTCAGAGGCTAAATGATCTATTAAACCGAAAAAAACCGGACATATTAAGTGATGATATAGAGACCTCAAAAGAATATTCAGATATCATATTTGATATCCTTGACAAACTACTATATTTAGAAGAATTTGAAATTTTTGAAAACGCTTTAGGCCTTCTAAATTTGATAGAAGACAAAACAGTACTTCTGAGACTGGGCAAGCTGTACTACCGTTACGGCTTTGTCCAGAATGCAGAAAACGAGATATTGAGATCTATGAAATTGTTTAACATCTACGATCAGGAAGCATTGTCTATATTAAATCATATAATTATGGAGGAATGA
- a CDS encoding DUF6385 domain-containing protein — protein MPNNIVFNPVADQLKSLVHGRTAGGTVTALLTDASGNLQTMLQNASVTVAATNFNIRSLSYTTDTVSVQSIVETVNTNVTNTVNIRSLSPATDTVSNILSGRVFTSATTSINNVTGTGILLLEDTSQKRMYTYYVYNTGAAAISVKLQISPTTADAYFIDDLSGEVSVVPGSATTLVAQRFLNYTRLYYNAGTATVTAVFYYNAQT, from the coding sequence ATGCCCAATAATATCGTATTTAACCCTGTAGCTGACCAGTTAAAGTCTTTAGTACACGGCAGGACTGCAGGAGGAACTGTTACAGCGCTTTTAACAGATGCCAGTGGCAATCTTCAGACGATGCTTCAGAATGCGTCTGTTACTGTGGCGGCAACGAATTTTAATATAAGATCTTTGTCATATACTACCGATACAGTGTCAGTGCAGAGCATCGTAGAAACAGTAAATACTAACGTTACAAATACCGTGAATATAAGATCTCTTTCTCCTGCTACAGATACCGTATCAAATATTCTCTCAGGTAGGGTATTTACTTCGGCAACGACATCTATCAACAATGTTACAGGTACAGGAATACTGCTCCTTGAAGATACGTCTCAAAAGAGGATGTACACCTACTATGTGTATAATACCGGTGCTGCTGCCATATCTGTAAAACTGCAGATAAGTCCAACAACAGCTGATGCATACTTTATTGATGACCTCAGCGGAGAGGTGAGCGTTGTTCCTGGATCTGCTACAACGCTGGTAGCGCAAAGATTCTTAAATTATACCAGGCTTTATTACAATGCCGGTACTGCAACTGTTACAGCCGTATTTTACTACAATGCTCAGACGTGA
- a CDS encoding DUF3189 family protein, whose product MIILYHCYGGTHSSIIACWMHLNRLPMDSIPDRKTIENLPLFDQLTSQDHGRIIKIGTDELGNTICSLGLKNQKNMIIPALKDLYYEIYKSTDGFLDVDTSQAVNITMKIGGFISRSLKLTALGRPIVVSGSIKAYKNIAQIVANTKKQEQEASKQTVT is encoded by the coding sequence ATGATTATCCTTTATCACTGTTACGGTGGAACCCATAGTTCTATTATAGCCTGTTGGATGCATCTAAACAGATTGCCAATGGACAGTATACCGGACAGAAAGACAATTGAAAACCTGCCGCTTTTTGATCAGCTGACATCTCAAGATCACGGCAGGATAATAAAAATAGGTACAGATGAATTAGGCAATACGATTTGTTCACTGGGACTTAAGAATCAAAAAAATATGATAATTCCTGCACTAAAAGATCTTTATTATGAAATATATAAATCTACAGATGGTTTTTTAGACGTAGATACATCGCAGGCTGTCAATATAACTATGAAAATAGGAGGATTTATATCCCGTTCATTAAAACTGACAGCTTTAGGCAGGCCTATCGTGGTTTCAGGATCTATAAAAGCTTACAAAAATATAGCTCAAATTGTAGCTAACACAAAAAAGCAAGAACAAGAAGCTTCAAAGCAAACTGTCACATAG
- a CDS encoding glycosyltransferase family 2 protein: MIKILLGSPVRQEYAILKEFLESVDRLETDDISLDIMFIDDNNDQKSKQLLREYKRDDSKIILKETKSTAENYKDEITHHWREDLIWKVAAFKNSIIKYAKDNCYDYLFLVDSDLYLHPMTLKQLVASKKDIISEIFWTKWTPDSIELPQVWLEDNYTLYAQKRGEVLTQDEINKRIMDFLNMLLNPGIYRVGGLGACTLISKRALDAGVSFDEIYNISSIGEDRHFCIRAAVLGFELFVDTHWPLFHIYRNSDLQRLKEYKETLKKVDNKYKYIMLPNQRRINVDQNEITLAMVVKNEADRYLPEVLKIASKIVDKAVIIDDASTDNTREVFESFFKGKELIYIVNDVSMFNNEVELRKKLWKAVVATNPDWILCLDADEIIEDRIVKHIKNIINQPYYDVMCFRLYDFWDEKHYREDMYWNAHTKCWPFLLRYQPQFNYIWKETPLHCGRFPSNILEQPYAISDIRIKHMGWSKEEDRIKKYQRYMELDKEGKYGIPQQYTSILDKNPSLKEWEE; the protein is encoded by the coding sequence ATGATTAAGATATTATTAGGTAGTCCTGTAAGACAGGAATATGCTATATTAAAAGAATTTCTTGAATCTGTTGATAGGCTAGAGACAGATGACATTAGTTTAGATATAATGTTTATAGATGACAACAATGACCAAAAATCAAAACAATTGCTCAGAGAATATAAAAGGGATGACAGTAAAATTATACTAAAAGAAACAAAAAGTACAGCCGAAAACTACAAAGATGAGATAACCCATCATTGGAGAGAAGATCTTATATGGAAAGTGGCAGCATTTAAAAATTCAATCATAAAATATGCAAAAGATAATTGTTATGATTACTTATTCCTAGTGGATTCTGACCTTTATTTGCATCCCATGACGCTAAAGCAACTGGTCGCCTCAAAAAAAGATATCATATCAGAAATCTTTTGGACCAAATGGACCCCTGACTCTATTGAATTGCCGCAGGTTTGGCTAGAAGATAACTACACATTATATGCGCAAAAAAGAGGAGAAGTATTGACACAAGATGAAATAAACAAAAGGATAATGGATTTTTTAAATATGCTTCTAAATCCCGGCATATACAGAGTCGGTGGGCTGGGTGCCTGCACGCTTATTAGCAAAAGAGCATTGGACGCCGGCGTATCGTTTGACGAAATATATAATATATCCAGCATTGGCGAAGACAGGCACTTCTGTATACGAGCAGCAGTCCTCGGGTTTGAACTCTTTGTTGACACTCATTGGCCGTTATTTCACATATATAGAAACAGCGATCTTCAGCGCCTAAAGGAATATAAAGAAACTTTAAAAAAGGTAGACAACAAGTACAAATATATTATGCTACCAAATCAGAGAAGAATAAACGTGGATCAAAACGAGATTACTCTAGCTATGGTAGTTAAAAACGAAGCGGACAGATATTTGCCAGAGGTTTTAAAAATAGCTTCAAAAATTGTCGACAAAGCTGTCATCATCGATGATGCCAGTACAGATAACACCAGAGAAGTCTTTGAAAGTTTTTTTAAGGGTAAAGAATTGATTTACATTGTAAACGACGTTTCCATGTTCAACAATGAAGTGGAGCTCAGAAAAAAATTGTGGAAAGCGGTGGTTGCTACCAATCCCGATTGGATATTATGCCTGGATGCTGATGAGATCATCGAAGACAGAATTGTAAAACACATAAAAAATATAATTAATCAGCCTTATTACGATGTAATGTGTTTCAGATTATACGATTTCTGGGATGAAAAACACTACAGAGAAGACATGTACTGGAACGCCCATACAAAATGCTGGCCATTTCTTTTGAGGTATCAACCACAATTTAACTATATATGGAAAGAGACACCTCTTCATTGCGGCAGATTTCCTTCCAATATATTAGAACAGCCTTACGCCATTAGCGATATCAGAATAAAACATATGGGGTGGTCGAAAGAAGAAGATAGAATCAAAAAATATCAGAGGTATATGGAATTGGATAAAGAGGGAAAATACGGAATTCCTCAACAGTATACATCTATATTAGATAAAAATCCTTCACTAAAAGAATGGGAGGAATAA
- the ftcD gene encoding glutamate formimidoyltransferase, whose product MTKKIVECVPNFSEGRDKDVMEAIADAIRQVDGVKLLDYSGDPDHNRSVYTFIGQPESVVNAAFNACRVAAQRIDMSQHRGEHPRMGAADVVPLIPISGVSIEECIELAKKLGNLIGQELSIPVYLYGYAATKPNRVELSDIRKGQYEGFFSKIKKPEWIPDYGPYEVNVKSGVTAVGVRKPLIAFNVNLNTNNIKIAQEIAKSVRYISGGLRYVKALGIRLNRDGIVQVSMNLVDYEKTPIYRVLELIKVEAKRYGVSVIGTEIIGLVPIKAILDSLKYYMQLEDLDVDKILETRLYE is encoded by the coding sequence ATGACAAAAAAAATTGTAGAGTGTGTTCCTAATTTTAGCGAAGGAAGAGATAAGGATGTTATGGAAGCTATAGCTGATGCCATAAGACAAGTTGACGGCGTTAAATTACTGGATTATTCTGGAGACCCGGACCATAATAGGAGTGTCTATACATTTATCGGTCAACCGGAATCTGTTGTAAATGCAGCTTTTAATGCGTGTAGGGTAGCCGCGCAGCGTATTGACATGTCACAGCATAGAGGTGAGCACCCCAGAATGGGAGCTGCTGATGTGGTTCCATTGATTCCTATATCTGGTGTATCTATTGAGGAATGCATTGAATTAGCCAAAAAATTAGGTAACCTGATAGGCCAGGAACTCTCTATACCTGTTTATTTGTATGGCTATGCCGCCACAAAACCTAACAGGGTTGAACTATCTGACATAAGGAAGGGGCAGTATGAAGGCTTTTTTTCTAAGATAAAAAAACCTGAATGGATTCCAGACTATGGACCTTATGAAGTGAATGTGAAGAGTGGAGTAACAGCTGTCGGCGTAAGAAAACCTCTTATAGCGTTTAATGTAAATTTAAATACGAATAATATAAAAATAGCACAAGAAATTGCCAAATCTGTAAGGTATATAAGCGGTGGACTGAGATATGTTAAAGCGTTGGGTATAAGGCTCAATAGAGATGGTATTGTTCAGGTATCTATGAATCTGGTTGATTATGAAAAGACACCCATATATCGCGTCTTAGAACTTATAAAAGTAGAGGCCAAAAGATATGGAGTTTCAGTGATAGGGACGGAAATAATTGGCCTTGTCCCTATCAAAGCTATTTTAGATAGCTTAAAATATTATATGCAGTTAGAAGATCTTGATGTGGATAAGATACTTGAAACGAGGTTGTATGAATAA